The nucleotide window TTGATAATTACTTATGAAGGTTTAAACTTTTTGCCATGACTTAAATATTTAACTATTGCCTCTTGCTTTTTACGATAAAATAATTCTCACAATTCAGATAGGATTGCTATATGTCTCAACCAGTTATTGTCAGTGACAATTTACATAAAAGTTTTGGTAATTTAGAAGTATTAAAAGGCGTAAATGTAGAGTTGCATAAAAAGGATGTAGTGTCGATCATTGGTCCTTCTGGTTGTGGAAAAACTACTTTTATTCGCTGTTTAAATCGTCTTGAAACTATCACATCAGGAAAATTGGAAGTGATGGGAGTAGAAATTTCAGCCACTAAAATTGGCGAAAAATCTCTGCATCAGTTAAGAAGTAAAGTCAGTATGGTTTTTCAACATTTTAATTTATTTCCTCATCTTACGGTCGTACAAAATTTGATGTTAGCGCCCGAAAAAGTTCTCAAAAAAACTAAAACAGAGGCAAAAGAAACAGCCTTACATTATTTAGAAAAAGTTGGTTTATCTGAAAAGGCTAATTTTTATCCTGAGCAACTTTCGGGAGGACAAAAACAAAGGGTTGCTATTGCGCGCAGTTTGTGCATGAAACCTGAAGTAATATTATTTGATGAACCTACCAGCGCCCTTGATCCTGAATTGGTGGGGGAAGTGCTTGCTACCATGAAACAGTTAGCGGAGGAGGGTATGACGATGGTAGTTGTCACCCATGAGATGCAGTTTGCCAGAGAAGTTTCTAATTTGGTTTTATTTTTTAATGGGGGAATAATCGAAGAAATGGGTAAACCAGAACAAGTTTTTTCTAATCCTAATAGTGATCGATTAAGAACTTTTTTAAAACGTACTAATGCTTTTATTTAAGAGTTGCTGAAAATGGCAAACGAAAATTTAAAAATAGTTTAGATTATTATTTAATCTGCTCATTAAAAGAAGAAACTTTAATTTTTATTATTCTATAAAAAAATGATAAAAAAATTAAATAATATATAGCAATTCTCAATGATTCATGGCAAAATTAAGATCATAAAATTGCGAACAAGGGGCTTAAGCTCCTTGTTAAAACTCGATGGTCATATTTGTAGATATTTATAAATGTACTACAAATGATTTAGGACTGCTATAATTATTTAAAATAACGCTTAAACAATGTCCCCTGTTCCCTTTTCCCTACCTGAACGACACCACTTTTTCAACAAACCTTATTCATAACAAATTATCCGAGCTTGATATAAAATGTGATACAATTCATCTCAGCAATTAATTAAGCATTTTGATAATGAAAAATAATCAGTTTAATTATTATCTAAAAAATGACAATCATCAAGATAACAATAACTGGTTAGAATCTATTGATTGGTTAAAAATAACTATTGACTATCAAGAAAAAAGTAGTTATTTAGCAGAAAAACAAACAGTTTATAAAGTTACATCAAAACTTACTGGATTTCCAATTATTCCTGATGATTTAATATTAAGAGATTATCAAAAAGAAGCGATTATTAATTGGTTTAAAAATAAAGGACGTGGCACATTAAAGATGGCAACGGGAAGTGGTAAAACTATTACGGCTCTTGCTATTGTCAATGAATTATACAATAAAATTAACTTAGAAATACTTTTAGTAATTTGTCCTTTTCGTCATTTAGTTATTCAATGGGCAAAAGAGTCAGAAAAATTTAATTTAAAACCAATTTTAGCTTTTGAAAATATCCATACTTGGCAGAGTGATTTATCACATCAATTATATCAAGTTCAAATTAAAAAGCAGAAATTTTTAACGATAATTACCACTAATGCTACTTTTATTAGTGATGGTTTCCAATCACAGTTACCTTTTTTTACGGAAAAAACTTTACTTATCGGTGATGAAGCACATAATTTAGGTAGCCCAAAATTACAGGCTTGTTTACCGAATACCATTGGTTTAAGGTTAGCTTTATCTGCTACTCCAGAGCGCCATTATGATGAAGATGGCACGGAAGCATTAATTAATTATTTTGGCACGGTATTAAAACCTGAATTTACTTTGGCAAATGCTATTCAAGCTAAAGCATTGGTAAGTTATAATTATTATCCTATTTTAGTAGAATTAACTGCGTCAGAAGCACAAATTTATGCTAAACTGACCACTAAAATTTGTTGGGAATTGGCAAAGGATAGTGGTGGGAATAATCCTCAACTAAATCGTTTATTATTTGCGCGCTCTCGGTTGGTGGGTAATGCTAGTAATAAGTTAGGGGCGCTAAAGGATTTAATGAAGGATAGATTGGATACTTATGCCACTTTATTTTATTGTGGCGATGGTTATAGTTATTATGAGGGGAAGAAGGAAAAACAGGTAACTTTGGTTACTCGTATTTTGGGTAGGGAATTGAATTATCGAGTTAATATTTATACGGCGGAGACTCCTTTGGGAGAGAGGGAATTAATTACCCAACAATTACAACGGGGAGATTTACAAGGTATTGTGGCGATTCGTTGCCTTGATGAGGGTATCGATATTCCCATGATTGAAAATGCGGTTATTTTAGCTAGTAGTGGTAATCCTCGCCAATTTATCCAACGGCGGGGAAGAATTTTGCGCCCCCATGAGGGCAAAAAAATGGCTACTTTATTTGATATGATTGTGATACCTCCTGAGTTGGATCGAGAAGTGTGGGTTGTGGAGCGTAATTTATTGAAAAAAGAGTTAAAGCGCTTTATTGAATTTGCTAATTTAGCTAATAATCGGCGAGGGGCGCTGGAAAAACTGTTAGAATTACAAAATTATTTTCAGTTAGACTAAAATAATTGACAATTATAAAATCTAAGTATAGGATTAAATTGTATGTGCAACCCTTTTATATTTTTTGCACAAACAATATAGTCTCTTGTTTTTTACCAAA belongs to Cyanobacterium sp. T60_A2020_053 and includes:
- a CDS encoding amino acid ABC transporter ATP-binding protein, which produces MSQPVIVSDNLHKSFGNLEVLKGVNVELHKKDVVSIIGPSGCGKTTFIRCLNRLETITSGKLEVMGVEISATKIGEKSLHQLRSKVSMVFQHFNLFPHLTVVQNLMLAPEKVLKKTKTEAKETALHYLEKVGLSEKANFYPEQLSGGQKQRVAIARSLCMKPEVILFDEPTSALDPELVGEVLATMKQLAEEGMTMVVVTHEMQFAREVSNLVLFFNGGIIEEMGKPEQVFSNPNSDRLRTFLKRTNAFI
- a CDS encoding DNA phosphorothioation system restriction enzyme, whose translation is MKNNQFNYYLKNDNHQDNNNWLESIDWLKITIDYQEKSSYLAEKQTVYKVTSKLTGFPIIPDDLILRDYQKEAIINWFKNKGRGTLKMATGSGKTITALAIVNELYNKINLEILLVICPFRHLVIQWAKESEKFNLKPILAFENIHTWQSDLSHQLYQVQIKKQKFLTIITTNATFISDGFQSQLPFFTEKTLLIGDEAHNLGSPKLQACLPNTIGLRLALSATPERHYDEDGTEALINYFGTVLKPEFTLANAIQAKALVSYNYYPILVELTASEAQIYAKLTTKICWELAKDSGGNNPQLNRLLFARSRLVGNASNKLGALKDLMKDRLDTYATLFYCGDGYSYYEGKKEKQVTLVTRILGRELNYRVNIYTAETPLGERELITQQLQRGDLQGIVAIRCLDEGIDIPMIENAVILASSGNPRQFIQRRGRILRPHEGKKMATLFDMIVIPPELDREVWVVERNLLKKELKRFIEFANLANNRRGALEKLLELQNYFQLD